The Romeriopsis navalis LEGE 11480 DNA window ACTGCTACTGAGGCGCATGAGGAAGTTCAACGACGGGCGATGAAGCCATCGATCGAAGCCACGTCTCCTAGTCCACCGCCGCCGCATATTAATCCTGGAGTGATTGGACAAAGTGATGATGATGAGCCGGTGCAACGATCTGCTAAAGATATATCACAACAGGATTTAGTAGCGGAAACGCTAGCCCGATCGCCAGTTTTTCCGCCAGCAAGTCATGCATCTGCATCGTCCCCTAGGGAATCGGGGACAGCGGCACCAAGTGAGTGGGGCAGTATTGGGGATTTATTGCAGCAGTCGAGTGTTGATGAGACGCAGGCGATACCGGCTGATCCATCTGTATCGCAGCGGTTACAGCGAGTTGCCGTGGAGCAACCGCTGACGGATGGTTATCGCCAACTTGATTTGACACCTGCGCCAGTGCAGCGAGTTGCCGATATGGTGCAACGATCGACCGATGAAATGTTGCCAGATGATGGGGGGGCGGATGCTGGAATGATGACTTTGCCGGATGAGGAAGCCGGTCAAGATTCAGAGGTGAAACAGCCCGAGGCTTCACCGGAGCAGCTAGAGCGGTTGGCGCAGGAGATTTATCGTTTGTTGCGGCAGCGGTTGGTGGCGGACCGGGAGCGATCGGGGAGTGGGTATTCCGGACGATTACCGTGGTAAGGGAGGAGAAGTAGCATGGTGGCAGGTCAAACGTCGAATCCGAAAAAGGGGCCCACATTTCCCAATATGAATCCGCTGAAAAAGGCGTCGTTGATGCCAGCGCCGGAGGAACATAATGTGGACGCGATCGAGTTTATGTTTAACCCGACGGAGCTGAAGTTTAGTCGCAGTATCAATATTGAGCAGGCGGAAGGTTCGACGACGAATAAGGGAAAAAATAAGACCAGCTTTAAGCATCCGAATCCCTATCAGTTATCGATCGGCAATATTGTGCTGGATGTTTATGAGCGGTCTGGGTCGGAGCAAGATGTGCTGAAGTATCTGAAGCCGTTTACTGAGGCGGTGAAATATACCGAGCACGGGAAGAAGTCCGGTGGGAAGCGTCCTCCGATTTATATTTTCACCTGGGGTGAGCGGAAGTACATGCGCTGCTTTGTGAAGAGTTTGAATTTCCGGTTGACGATGTTTTTGCCGGATGGGACGCCGGTGCGGGCAATTGTGGATCTTTCGCTGGAGGAGGTAGATGACCCCAGGCCCCAGGCGAAGCAGGGAACGCCAAAGGTGGGTAAACAGCAGCGCAGTGATAGTAAGTCGTTGTTTTTGTCGGGTTAGGTTGCTGATGAAGTTGCGTTGCCCCCAGTCCCCAATTCTGGGGGAGTCGGATGGAATTTTTCAATTGGAATTTTTCATTGTTGTATGCCAATTCTGCCCCCTAATCCGAATCACCTTGGCGATTACCCCTTCTAAATCCGAGTTTTATCATGCCAGACACTGTTTCTCGCCAAGCCACTTTTACTTATATCTCGAAGCCAACACTCAAGGTGGATGGACAGGCGGTGGATGAGGCGGTGATGG harbors:
- a CDS encoding CIS tube protein, coding for MVAGQTSNPKKGPTFPNMNPLKKASLMPAPEEHNVDAIEFMFNPTELKFSRSINIEQAEGSTTNKGKNKTSFKHPNPYQLSIGNIVLDVYERSGSEQDVLKYLKPFTEAVKYTEHGKKSGGKRPPIYIFTWGERKYMRCFVKSLNFRLTMFLPDGTPVRAIVDLSLEEVDDPRPQAKQGTPKVGKQQRSDSKSLFLSG